A window of the Synechococcus sp. JA-3-3Ab genome harbors these coding sequences:
- a CDS encoding IS607-like element ISSoc2 family transposase translates to MARYVKPREAADYFGVCLHTLRRWEQKGWIHAVRTPSGRARRYDLDSYIGLRPADANRAPKKDKRVVLYARVSSRGQKPDLERQIARLVDLYPRAEVVGEIGGGLDFKRPKFLALLERVRAGDVGTIVVAHRDRLCRFGFEFVEWYCRQYGCEILVLDDDHLSPQQELVEDILTILHCFSSRLYGLRKYRAAIEKDTDLSGASAG, encoded by the coding sequence ATGGCTAGATATGTAAAACCGAGAGAAGCGGCGGATTATTTTGGGGTGTGTCTCCACACTTTGAGGCGATGGGAACAGAAGGGCTGGATCCATGCAGTACGTACACCATCCGGTAGGGCGAGAAGGTATGACCTCGACAGCTACATTGGCCTCCGGCCCGCTGACGCGAACAGAGCACCCAAGAAGGACAAACGAGTCGTTTTGTACGCCCGAGTCAGCAGTCGAGGGCAGAAACCAGACTTGGAGAGACAGATTGCAAGACTGGTTGACCTCTATCCTAGAGCCGAGGTGGTCGGAGAGATTGGCGGCGGTCTCGACTTCAAAAGACCAAAGTTCCTTGCCTTATTGGAACGAGTTCGTGCGGGAGATGTCGGAACAATTGTGGTCGCTCACAGGGATCGACTCTGCCGGTTTGGATTTGAGTTCGTTGAGTGGTACTGCCGTCAATACGGGTGCGAAATCTTGGTTCTCGATGACGATCACCTTTCTCCCCAGCAGGAACTGGTTGAGGATATCCTCACCATCCTGCACTGCTTCAGCAGTCGGCTCTACGGACTCAGAAAATACCGGGCTGCAATCGAGAAAGATACGGATTTATCCGGAGCCAGCGCTGGCTAA
- a CDS encoding cob(I)yrinic acid a,c-diamide adenosyltransferase — translation MPSPKDAVPVARIKQPAAQANPAAGDRFFQRDGAFSAQLIPQGSLQLYTHPSRGMFTPVMAQALRLAGQGTRVLIVQFLKGGINQGPENRLLLGSSLEWARCRLHRCIDTPHLEPEERVALDELWQFTQEAVRSGRYGLVVLDELGLAIKLGLIPEAQVLDLIDQRPVWMDMVITGPEMPDSLLERADLITQLRPRRDPVLVPPSPESGPPPRMDP, via the coding sequence ATGCCCTCCCCCAAGGATGCCGTTCCTGTTGCCCGCATCAAACAGCCTGCAGCCCAGGCCAACCCTGCTGCCGGCGACCGCTTTTTCCAGCGGGACGGAGCCTTTTCTGCCCAGCTGATCCCCCAGGGATCCCTGCAGCTCTACACCCATCCCAGCCGGGGCATGTTCACTCCTGTGATGGCTCAGGCACTGCGCTTGGCCGGCCAGGGGACGCGGGTGTTGATCGTGCAATTTCTCAAGGGCGGGATCAACCAGGGGCCGGAAAATCGTCTTTTGCTGGGCAGCTCGCTGGAGTGGGCCCGCTGTCGTCTGCACCGCTGCATCGATACGCCTCACCTGGAGCCGGAGGAGCGGGTGGCTCTGGACGAGCTGTGGCAATTTACTCAGGAGGCGGTCAGGAGTGGCCGTTATGGCTTGGTGGTGCTAGACGAGTTGGGCCTGGCCATCAAGCTGGGCCTGATCCCGGAGGCGCAGGTGCTGGATTTGATCGATCAGCGCCCAGTCTGGATGGACATGGTGATCACCGGGCCGGAGATGCCGGATTCTCTCCTGGAGCGCGCCGATCTGATCACCCAGCTACGTCCACGGCGGGATCCAGTCCTCGTTCCTCCTTCCCCAGAGAGCGGCCCCCCGCCGAGAATGGATCCCTAG
- the dcd gene encoding dCTP deaminase, translated as MLKNDRWIYEQAQRGMIEPFCPELVRRVEWNGQMRPVLSYGLSSYGYDIRLSPVEFKIFRHVPGTVVDPKRFNPKNLEPVELHHDEMGDYFIIPAHSYGLGVSLERLQVPDNITVICIGKSSYARVGLIANLTPAEAGWRGYLTLEFSNASSADCRVYANEGVVQLLFLEGDPCQTTYADRQGKYQDQPQRVVVAKV; from the coding sequence ATGTTAAAAAACGACCGCTGGATCTACGAGCAAGCGCAACGGGGGATGATCGAGCCGTTTTGTCCTGAGCTGGTGCGCCGCGTGGAGTGGAACGGCCAGATGCGGCCCGTCTTGAGCTACGGGCTCTCGTCCTACGGCTACGACATTCGCCTGTCACCGGTGGAGTTCAAGATCTTCCGCCACGTGCCCGGCACGGTGGTGGATCCCAAGCGGTTTAACCCCAAAAACCTGGAACCTGTGGAGCTGCACCACGACGAGATGGGGGACTACTTCATCATCCCCGCCCACTCCTACGGCCTGGGCGTCTCCCTAGAACGGCTGCAAGTCCCGGATAACATCACCGTCATCTGCATTGGCAAGTCCTCCTACGCGCGGGTAGGGCTGATCGCCAACCTCACCCCAGCCGAGGCGGGGTGGCGGGGCTATCTCACCTTGGAGTTCTCCAACGCTTCCAGCGCCGACTGCCGCGTGTATGCCAATGAAGGGGTGGTGCAGCTCCTCTTCTTGGAAGGGGATCCCTGCCAGACCACCTACGCCGACCGCCAGGGCAAGTACCAGGATCAACCCCAGCGGGTGGTGGTGGCCAAGGTCTAG
- the queA gene encoding tRNA preQ1(34) S-adenosylmethionine ribosyltransferase-isomerase QueA, whose translation MSHSFLLAASAGQAEPGQLLPGSVGELNPDLLTASYDYSLPPERIAQAPVEPRDQARMLVVYPDRHEHRRFCDLPDYLQAGDLLVLNDTKVIPARLWGAKVLPGKDASGARVEVLLLEPIPANTSKQEQIWRVLVRPGKRVKVGDQIRFWDRQGSPAELGATVLAVDAETGGRVVQLTWEGADTFEQILGRVGRIPLPPYLKAAHALDPTSAGVRPEDYQTVWARHPGSVAASTAGLHFTPQLLERLAQKGIQTAYITLNIGLGTFRPVEAERVTDHRLHSEWLKVPAETVATIRETQAQGRRVIAVGTTVVRALETAALCGTLQPWQGKSDLFIYPGYSWRVVQGLITNFHLPRSSLMMLVAALIGRERLLDLYQEAIREGYRFYSFGDGMLILP comes from the coding sequence ATGAGCCATTCTTTCCTACTGGCTGCTTCTGCTGGCCAAGCCGAACCCGGCCAGCTTCTTCCAGGGAGCGTTGGAGAGCTCAACCCGGATCTCCTAACGGCTAGCTACGACTACTCCCTGCCCCCTGAGCGGATCGCGCAAGCCCCTGTGGAGCCACGGGATCAGGCGCGAATGCTGGTGGTGTACCCAGATAGGCACGAGCACCGCCGCTTCTGCGACCTCCCCGACTACCTGCAGGCCGGGGATCTGCTGGTTCTCAACGACACCAAGGTAATCCCAGCCCGGCTATGGGGGGCTAAGGTTTTGCCGGGAAAGGACGCTTCCGGGGCACGGGTGGAGGTTTTGCTGCTGGAGCCCATCCCGGCCAACACCTCCAAGCAGGAGCAAATCTGGCGGGTCTTGGTTAGGCCAGGCAAACGGGTCAAGGTGGGGGATCAAATCCGGTTTTGGGATCGCCAGGGATCCCCGGCTGAACTGGGGGCCACAGTGCTGGCCGTGGACGCGGAGACGGGTGGCCGGGTGGTGCAGTTGACCTGGGAAGGGGCGGATACCTTTGAGCAGATCCTGGGGCGGGTGGGGCGGATCCCGCTCCCTCCCTATCTGAAAGCTGCCCACGCCCTTGATCCGACAAGCGCGGGAGTCCGACCTGAAGACTATCAAACGGTCTGGGCCAGACACCCGGGCTCGGTGGCCGCCTCCACCGCCGGGCTGCATTTTACCCCCCAGCTCTTGGAGCGGCTGGCCCAAAAGGGGATCCAAACTGCCTACATCACCCTCAACATCGGCCTGGGCACCTTCCGCCCGGTGGAGGCGGAGCGAGTAACCGACCACCGCTTGCACAGCGAGTGGCTCAAGGTGCCAGCGGAAACGGTGGCCACTATTCGCGAAACCCAGGCCCAGGGAAGGCGGGTGATTGCCGTGGGGACAACGGTGGTGCGGGCACTGGAAACGGCAGCCCTCTGCGGCACCCTGCAACCCTGGCAGGGAAAAAGCGACCTCTTTATCTACCCCGGCTACTCCTGGCGGGTGGTGCAGGGGCTGATCACCAACTTTCATCTGCCCCGCTCCAGCCTGATGATGCTGGTGGCAGCCTTGATCGGGCGAGAGCGTTTGCTGGATCTCTACCAAGAGGCCATCCGGGAGGGTTATCGGTTCTACTCCTTTGGGGACGGCATGCTGATCCTGCCCTAG
- a CDS encoding HAD family hydrolase, whose amino-acid sequence MALQGVILSWSGVVADDEGLHLHAINQVLLEENLRPWDLGSREQKELYRLHYLGRPDWERLPALWQAQGRVLSPKQREELLRRKALYYQQALQEQKGSLLVPGLAEALEKLERLQLKVGLVSGHAAAEVEAFLERFPCPALARLTHDFRYRVTGEAGDPALSPGQLHRLLLERMGLSPQECLSFEATYAGIQAARSQGIPVLALATFFPLHMLQRRANWAVDGYPQVEWERLQTWFATGQDRPADPPGKPLAKGQGSP is encoded by the coding sequence ATGGCGCTGCAAGGGGTGATCCTAAGCTGGAGCGGTGTGGTGGCCGACGACGAGGGGCTGCACCTCCACGCCATCAACCAAGTGCTGCTGGAGGAGAACCTGCGTCCCTGGGATCTGGGATCCCGGGAGCAAAAGGAGCTCTACCGGCTGCACTATCTGGGCCGACCGGATTGGGAGCGCCTGCCGGCGCTTTGGCAAGCCCAGGGACGGGTGCTCAGCCCCAAGCAACGAGAAGAGTTGTTGCGCCGCAAGGCCCTTTACTATCAACAGGCTCTGCAGGAGCAGAAGGGATCCCTTCTTGTCCCCGGTTTGGCAGAGGCCCTAGAGAAGCTGGAGCGGCTGCAGCTCAAGGTGGGCCTAGTGAGCGGCCACGCCGCTGCTGAGGTGGAGGCTTTTTTGGAGCGCTTCCCCTGTCCAGCTCTGGCGCGGCTGACTCATGACTTTCGCTACCGCGTAACCGGCGAGGCAGGGGATCCCGCCCTATCACCGGGGCAGTTGCACCGTCTGCTTTTAGAGCGGATGGGGCTTTCCCCTCAGGAGTGCTTGAGTTTTGAAGCCACCTACGCCGGCATTCAAGCAGCTCGCTCGCAAGGGATCCCGGTCTTGGCCCTAGCCACCTTCTTCCCGCTGCACATGTTGCAGCGGCGGGCCAACTGGGCGGTGGATGGTTACCCCCAAGTGGAATGGGAGCGCCTCCAAACTTGGTTTGCCACTGGCCAAGACCGTCCTGCCGACCCTCCTGGCAAACCCTTAGCCAAAGGGCAGGGTTCTCCCTAG
- a CDS encoding aldo/keto reductase, whose translation MEFVTLAETRLKLSRVGLGTWSMTGDWWGPADPQEAYATLRKAIDLGITLFDTAPAYGRGLSEELLGRAIRDAGCRDRVVIATKAGLQWTNSKVVRNCSLSWLAQDLENSLRRLQTDVIDIYQVHWPDPLEPLEETAAFFGRLLQQGKIRAIGVSNFSPPQMERFRQVAPLHTVQPPYNLFERQIEADVLPYCRANGIATLIYSPLCRGLLGGRLTPQTQFPPGDLRGGIDPKFAEPRYSHYLQAAEELSRLARERYGKTLPQLAVRWLLDQPGVSAILWGARKRQQLEDLAGVWGWSLEAEAMQAIDAILQRHVPEPIPPSFMAPPARAA comes from the coding sequence ATGGAGTTTGTTACGCTTGCCGAGACGAGGCTAAAACTTAGCCGCGTGGGGCTGGGCACCTGGAGCATGACCGGGGATTGGTGGGGGCCAGCGGATCCCCAGGAAGCGTATGCCACCCTCCGCAAGGCTATTGACCTGGGCATTACGCTCTTTGACACGGCTCCGGCCTATGGCCGCGGCCTTTCGGAAGAGCTCTTGGGACGGGCCATCCGGGATGCCGGCTGTCGGGATCGCGTAGTCATTGCCACCAAGGCCGGCCTGCAGTGGACTAACAGCAAGGTGGTGCGCAACTGCAGCCTAAGTTGGCTGGCTCAGGATCTGGAAAACTCCCTCCGCCGCCTGCAGACGGATGTGATCGACATCTACCAGGTGCATTGGCCGGATCCCTTGGAGCCCCTGGAGGAGACGGCTGCCTTTTTCGGCCGCTTGCTGCAGCAGGGCAAGATCCGCGCCATTGGGGTGAGCAACTTTTCTCCTCCGCAGATGGAGCGTTTCCGTCAGGTGGCTCCCCTGCATACCGTCCAGCCGCCCTATAACCTGTTTGAGCGCCAGATCGAAGCAGATGTCCTGCCCTACTGTCGTGCCAACGGTATTGCCACGCTGATCTACAGCCCCCTCTGTCGAGGGCTGTTGGGGGGACGGCTGACGCCGCAAACCCAGTTTCCGCCTGGAGATCTGCGCGGCGGCATCGATCCCAAGTTTGCGGAGCCTCGCTACTCCCACTACTTGCAAGCAGCGGAAGAGCTGAGCCGGCTGGCGCGAGAGCGCTACGGCAAAACCCTGCCCCAGTTGGCGGTGCGCTGGCTCTTGGATCAGCCGGGAGTAAGTGCAATCCTGTGGGGAGCGCGCAAGCGCCAGCAGTTGGAGGACCTAGCCGGCGTGTGGGGCTGGTCGCTGGAGGCGGAGGCAATGCAGGCCATCGACGCGATCCTGCAAAGGCATGTCCCCGAACCCATCCCCCCCAGCTTCATGGCCCCCCCTGCCCGTGCTGCCTAG
- a CDS encoding CTP synthase has product MAKFVFITGGVVSSIGKGIVAASLGRLLKSRNYTVSILKLDPYINVDPGTMSPYQHGEVFVTDDGAETDLDLGHYERFTDTNMSKLNNVTTGAIYQAVIYKERRGDYQGSTVQVIPHVTQEIKERIRRVARETNPDVVLVEVGGTVGDIESLPFLEAIRQFRKDVGRANVAYVHVTLVPLIKAAGEMKTKPTQHSVKELRSIGIQPDVLVCRCEQPLPRSIKEKISEFCDVPVECVIQAQDAPSIYDVPLVLEQEGLAQRVLQILNLEPQQPDLREWELLVQRLHHPQEQVEIAIVGKYVRLTDAYLSVAEALRHAGLALNAGVTLRWISSEEVEERGPEALLADVDGVVVPGGFGSRGIEGKVATIRYVRERGIPFLGLCLGMQCAVIDWGCNIAGLERANSYEFDPDTPHPVISLLPEQKDVEHLGGTLRLGLYPCRILPDTLAAKLYGESIVYERHRHRYEFNNAYRSLFLESGYVISGVSPDNRLVEIIELPSHPFFIATQFHPEFRSRPNRPHPLFLGLIEAALRSRSRPQALQLQNTG; this is encoded by the coding sequence ATGGCCAAGTTTGTCTTCATCACCGGCGGAGTCGTCTCCAGCATTGGCAAGGGGATCGTGGCAGCCAGCTTGGGGCGTCTGCTCAAGTCCCGCAACTACACCGTGTCGATTTTGAAGCTGGATCCCTACATCAATGTGGATCCCGGCACCATGAGCCCCTACCAGCATGGGGAAGTGTTCGTCACCGACGATGGCGCCGAGACAGACTTGGACTTGGGCCACTACGAGCGCTTCACCGACACCAACATGTCCAAGCTCAACAACGTCACCACCGGCGCCATCTACCAGGCGGTGATCTACAAAGAGCGGCGGGGGGATTACCAAGGCAGCACGGTGCAGGTGATCCCCCATGTTACCCAGGAGATCAAAGAGCGCATCCGGCGGGTGGCCCGCGAGACCAACCCCGACGTGGTGCTGGTGGAGGTGGGGGGCACGGTGGGGGATATCGAGTCTCTGCCCTTTTTGGAGGCCATCCGCCAATTTCGCAAAGATGTGGGCCGGGCCAATGTGGCCTATGTGCATGTTACCCTGGTGCCTCTCATCAAGGCGGCGGGGGAAATGAAAACCAAGCCCACTCAGCACTCAGTCAAGGAGCTGCGCTCGATTGGGATTCAGCCAGATGTGTTGGTGTGCCGCTGCGAGCAGCCCTTGCCCCGCAGCATCAAGGAGAAGATCTCCGAGTTTTGCGACGTGCCGGTGGAATGTGTTATCCAGGCCCAGGATGCCCCCAGCATCTACGATGTGCCCTTGGTGCTGGAGCAGGAAGGGTTGGCGCAGCGGGTTTTGCAGATCCTCAACCTGGAGCCGCAGCAGCCGGATCTGCGCGAGTGGGAGCTCCTGGTGCAGCGGCTGCACCACCCTCAAGAGCAAGTGGAGATCGCCATTGTCGGCAAATACGTGCGCCTTACCGACGCCTACCTCTCGGTAGCGGAAGCCCTGCGCCATGCGGGCCTGGCTCTCAATGCCGGCGTTACTTTGCGCTGGATCTCTTCTGAGGAAGTCGAGGAGCGGGGGCCAGAAGCCCTGCTGGCCGATGTAGACGGCGTGGTGGTGCCGGGTGGGTTTGGCAGCCGCGGCATCGAGGGCAAGGTGGCCACCATTCGCTACGTGCGCGAGCGGGGCATTCCCTTTCTGGGGCTGTGCCTGGGCATGCAGTGTGCGGTGATCGACTGGGGATGCAACATTGCCGGCCTGGAGCGGGCCAACAGCTATGAGTTCGATCCCGACACCCCCCACCCCGTCATCAGCTTGCTGCCGGAGCAGAAAGATGTGGAGCACCTGGGGGGAACCCTGCGCCTGGGCCTCTACCCCTGCCGCATTCTGCCCGACACCCTGGCGGCCAAGCTCTACGGTGAGTCAATTGTCTATGAGCGCCACCGCCATCGCTATGAGTTCAACAACGCCTACCGCAGCCTATTCCTCGAGTCCGGCTACGTGATTAGTGGTGTCTCGCCCGATAACCGCCTGGTGGAAATTATCGAGCTGCCCAGCCACCCCTTTTTCATCGCCACCCAATTCCATCCCGAGTTTCGCTCCCGCCCCAACCGTCCCCATCCCCTCTTTTTGGGGCTGATCGAGGCTGCTTTGCGCAGCCGTTCCCGGCCGCAAGCCCTGCAGTTGCAGAACACAGGCTAG
- a CDS encoding DUF2256 domain-containing protein, with product MPRHRKKSDLPSKICLTCGRPFTWRKKWADCWSEVKYCSERCRNRRPKGSLPANG from the coding sequence ATGCCCCGCCACCGAAAAAAGTCGGATTTGCCCAGCAAAATCTGTCTCACCTGCGGCAGGCCCTTCACCTGGCGCAAGAAGTGGGCCGACTGTTGGTCAGAGGTGAAATACTGTTCTGAGCGGTGTCGCAACCGTCGCCCCAAGGGATCTCTTCCAGCTAACGGTTAG
- a CDS encoding phosphate-starvation-inducible PsiE family protein, whose translation MRFLKWLLHNPHETEEEDPFLRAITRIESLISKLLSILMIGLIVVAVVDLARFLVADLLREPTGFFSTTLIEIFGLFLNILIALEILENITAYLQKQVVQVELVIVTSLIAVARKIIIFDFEKLGGLDLIGLAAATLALSVSYWLVRRAKPPFRSGDE comes from the coding sequence ATGCGGTTTCTCAAGTGGCTGTTGCACAATCCTCACGAAACCGAAGAGGAGGATCCCTTTTTGCGGGCCATCACCCGCATCGAAAGCCTGATCTCGAAGCTGCTTTCCATCTTGATGATCGGCCTGATTGTGGTGGCCGTGGTGGATTTGGCCCGCTTCCTGGTGGCCGATCTGCTGCGGGAGCCAACCGGGTTTTTCTCCACTACTTTGATCGAGATTTTCGGCCTTTTTTTGAATATCCTGATCGCGCTGGAGATTCTGGAGAACATTACCGCCTACTTGCAAAAGCAGGTGGTGCAGGTGGAGCTGGTGATTGTTACCTCTTTGATCGCGGTGGCGCGCAAGATCATTATTTTTGATTTTGAGAAGCTGGGGGGTCTAGATCTCATTGGGCTGGCAGCGGCAACGCTAGCCCTCTCCGTTAGCTACTGGCTGGTGCGGCGGGCCAAACCCCCATTCCGGTCGGGGGATGAGTAA
- a CDS encoding peptidylprolyl isomerase gives MVIDPAKSYTATLETTAGTMVLELFPQEAPLAVNNFVFLARDHFYDGVIFHRVIRGFMIQGGDPTGTGRGGPGYRFPDEPVQRPYTRGTLAMANAGPNTNGSQFFIMHADYPLPPNYTIFGQLIEGEDVLDKIATAPTGPQDRPLKPVEIKSVRISESN, from the coding sequence ATGGTGATCGACCCGGCCAAGTCCTACACGGCCACGCTGGAGACCACCGCCGGCACGATGGTTTTGGAGCTGTTCCCGCAGGAAGCTCCCCTTGCCGTCAACAATTTTGTCTTTTTGGCCCGGGATCACTTCTACGATGGCGTCATCTTTCACCGTGTCATTCGGGGCTTCATGATTCAGGGCGGGGATCCCACCGGCACGGGGCGAGGCGGGCCGGGGTACCGCTTTCCCGATGAGCCGGTGCAGCGCCCCTACACGCGAGGAACCTTGGCCATGGCCAATGCCGGCCCCAACACCAACGGCAGCCAGTTTTTTATCATGCATGCCGACTATCCCCTGCCGCCCAACTACACCATCTTTGGGCAACTAATCGAGGGGGAGGACGTGTTGGATAAAATTGCTACTGCACCCACCGGCCCGCAGGATCGTCCCCTCAAGCCGGTGGAGATCAAGTCTGTTCGCATCTCGGAATCGAACTAG
- the gvpJ gene encoding gas vesicle protein GvpJ yields the protein MSPRILALDFDGVLCDGRAEYFASSCRVCAQVWGLAPAQLESLRPAFDRLRPLIETGWEMPLLLWGLQQGIPEDALRQDWPGWRQRLLQGAGISEQALAQRLDEVRDRWIEEDLQGWLGLHRFYPGVAAWMRQIQAAGEPRLAILSTKEGRFIQQLLLREGIQLPRHRILGKEVRAPKATTLRRLLAATQVAPEELWFVEDRLQTLRQVQRVPDLEQVLLFLAAWGYNLPEERQEAARDPHLHLLSLEQLFQPFEQWLAAPSPRLAISPASPEDLSRARLTPGRKRPEAGLASLVLTLVELLRQLMEAQVVRQMEANRLSAEQIERAGSSLQALRQQIRQLCALLEIDPAELNLDLGDLGSLLPRQGDYYPGQPHGEGSLLELLDRLINTGIVIDGEIDLGLADLSLIHARLRLVLTSSAKLS from the coding sequence ATGTCCCCCCGCATTTTGGCTCTGGATTTTGATGGTGTGCTCTGCGACGGGCGGGCGGAGTATTTTGCCTCTTCCTGTCGGGTCTGCGCCCAGGTGTGGGGCCTTGCTCCTGCCCAGTTGGAGTCGTTGCGCCCTGCCTTCGACCGCCTGCGCCCGCTGATCGAGACCGGCTGGGAGATGCCCCTGCTGCTGTGGGGGCTGCAGCAAGGGATCCCCGAAGACGCTTTGCGCCAAGACTGGCCCGGCTGGCGGCAGCGGTTGTTGCAGGGAGCGGGGATCTCCGAGCAGGCTTTAGCCCAAAGGCTGGATGAGGTGCGGGATCGCTGGATCGAAGAAGATCTGCAGGGCTGGCTGGGGCTGCACCGCTTTTATCCGGGAGTGGCGGCTTGGATGCGCCAGATCCAGGCTGCTGGCGAGCCCCGCCTGGCCATTCTCAGCACCAAGGAGGGGCGGTTTATCCAGCAGCTTTTGCTCCGCGAAGGGATCCAGCTGCCGCGCCACCGTATCCTGGGCAAGGAGGTGCGCGCCCCCAAGGCCACCACCCTCCGGCGGCTGCTAGCAGCGACCCAGGTAGCGCCTGAGGAACTCTGGTTTGTCGAGGATCGCCTGCAGACGCTGCGCCAGGTGCAAAGGGTGCCGGACCTGGAGCAGGTGCTCTTGTTTTTGGCTGCCTGGGGCTACAACCTGCCCGAAGAGCGGCAAGAGGCGGCGCGGGATCCCCACCTCCATTTGCTTAGCCTGGAACAGCTCTTCCAGCCCTTTGAGCAGTGGTTGGCTGCTCCTTCCCCCCGCCTTGCTATCAGCCCGGCCAGCCCGGAAGACTTGAGCCGGGCCCGGCTCACCCCTGGCCGGAAACGCCCGGAAGCCGGTTTGGCCTCGCTGGTGCTGACCTTGGTGGAGCTGCTGCGGCAGTTGATGGAAGCGCAAGTGGTGCGACAGATGGAGGCCAACCGCCTTTCTGCCGAGCAAATCGAGCGGGCCGGCAGCAGCCTCCAGGCCCTGCGGCAGCAAATTCGGCAACTCTGCGCCCTGCTGGAGATCGACCCGGCAGAGCTCAACCTAGATCTGGGGGATCTGGGCTCTCTCTTGCCCCGCCAGGGGGACTACTACCCCGGCCAACCCCACGGCGAGGGATCCCTGCTGGAACTGTTGGATCGGCTGATCAACACCGGGATCGTCATCGACGGCGAGATCGACCTGGGCTTGGCCGACTTAAGCCTCATCCACGCTCGCCTACGATTGGTGCTCACCTCCAGCGCCAAGCTTTCTTGA
- a CDS encoding NAD(P)H-quinone oxidoreductase subunit N — protein MDVFAPTGNLHAGAIWPEVVVTLTLLIVLVVDLVGGSAARKSLPALSLFGLLGALVTLVLQWQQPQLESFLGSFAADPVSILFRGLVVATAALTVMMAERYFLQAGAPTGEFYVLLLTATLGGMFLAGATDLIMVFVSLETLGIASYLMAGYTKRDPRSSEAALKYLLTGASSTAIFLYGMSLLYGLSGGQTQLAAIAPYLANAGLVGILALVFCLGGIGFKLAAVPFHQWTPDVYEGSPTPVVAFLSVGSKAAGFALAIRFLATVFPAMTEEWRAVLSVLAILTMVLGNVVAIAQTRLKRLLAYSSIGQAGFVLIGLVAGTEAGYASLIFYLMVYLAMNLGAFLCVTLFSLKTGTDEINEYSGLYQKDPFLTLCLSICLLSLGGLPPLAGFFGKLYLFWAGWQAGEYTLVLVGLVTSVISIYYYVRVVKTMVVKEPQEMSLSVQNYPPTDWQAEGMPALRVGMVVTLVATIFAGILSNPLFTLSTQAVEQSPFLGFPTAQAFAPGSASPSLAVAGSAALPSRGS, from the coding sequence ATGGATGTCTTCGCCCCAACCGGAAACCTGCATGCCGGCGCCATTTGGCCGGAGGTGGTGGTTACCCTCACGCTGTTGATCGTCCTGGTGGTGGATTTGGTGGGTGGGTCGGCGGCGCGCAAAAGTCTTCCGGCCCTCTCCCTCTTTGGTTTGCTTGGGGCCTTGGTGACCTTGGTGTTGCAATGGCAGCAGCCCCAGTTGGAGAGCTTCTTGGGCAGCTTTGCCGCGGATCCGGTGAGCATTCTCTTCCGCGGCCTGGTGGTGGCGACGGCAGCCCTGACGGTGATGATGGCGGAGCGCTACTTCCTCCAGGCAGGCGCGCCCACGGGCGAGTTCTATGTGCTGCTCCTCACGGCCACCTTGGGGGGCATGTTCCTCGCCGGGGCGACGGATCTCATCATGGTGTTCGTCTCCTTGGAAACGCTGGGCATCGCCAGCTACCTGATGGCCGGCTACACCAAGCGGGATCCGCGTTCTTCCGAGGCGGCCCTGAAGTATCTGTTGACGGGGGCCAGCAGCACCGCTATCTTCCTCTACGGCATGTCGCTGCTTTATGGCCTGTCGGGGGGGCAGACCCAGTTGGCGGCTATTGCGCCCTACCTGGCCAATGCCGGGCTGGTGGGGATCCTCGCTTTGGTGTTCTGCCTGGGCGGCATTGGCTTTAAGCTGGCGGCGGTGCCTTTCCACCAGTGGACTCCTGATGTCTATGAGGGATCCCCAACGCCGGTGGTGGCCTTCTTGTCGGTGGGATCCAAGGCGGCAGGCTTTGCCCTGGCCATTCGCTTTTTGGCCACCGTCTTTCCGGCGATGACAGAAGAGTGGCGGGCGGTGCTCTCGGTGCTGGCCATTTTGACCATGGTGCTGGGGAATGTGGTGGCGATTGCCCAAACCCGCCTCAAACGACTGCTGGCCTATTCTTCTATTGGGCAGGCGGGCTTTGTCTTGATCGGTTTGGTGGCGGGCACCGAAGCGGGCTATGCCAGCTTGATTTTTTACCTGATGGTCTATTTGGCCATGAACCTAGGGGCTTTTCTGTGTGTCACCCTCTTCAGCCTCAAGACTGGCACCGACGAAATCAACGAGTACAGCGGCCTCTATCAGAAGGATCCCTTTCTCACCCTTTGCCTGAGCATTTGTCTGCTCTCCCTGGGCGGGTTGCCGCCGCTGGCCGGCTTTTTCGGCAAGCTCTATCTCTTCTGGGCCGGCTGGCAGGCAGGAGAATACACGCTGGTGCTGGTGGGCCTGGTGACTAGCGTCATCTCCATCTACTACTACGTGCGGGTGGTGAAAACCATGGTGGTAAAAGAGCCGCAGGAGATGTCGCTTTCGGTGCAAAACTACCCCCCAACCGACTGGCAGGCCGAGGGCATGCCGGCTTTGCGGGTGGGCATGGTGGTGACGCTGGTGGCCACCATCTTCGCTGGCATCCTCTCCAATCCTCTATTTACCCTCTCCACTCAGGCGGTGGAGCAAAGCCCGTTTTTGGGGTTCCCGACAGCCCAGGCTTTTGCTCCAGGGTCGGCCAGCCCTTCTCTGGCCGTTGCAGGATCTGCAGCTTTGCCTAGCCGCGGTTCCTAG